The sequence GGCTGGCTGCCGGCGTCGCCTCTGTTGGCGGCACCGGCGGTAGAGGTGGGGTTTTCGCCGGAAGGGTCGGCGCAGCAGCTGGTACTGAGCGTTATCGGTGAGGCGCAGCGCGATATTCGCCTGATGGGGTACGCCTTTACCTCGCCGGAGGTGGCGCGGGCGCTGATTGCGGCGCACCGGCGCGGGGTGGGTGTCTGGGTGGTGGTCGATGCGAAGGCCAACCAGAACGGCGCCGGCCGGGCGGCACTGAACCTGCTGGCCAACGCCGGCGTGAACGTCAGGACGGTCAACCGCTATAAGATTTTGCACGACAAGGTGATCGTCGTGGATGGCGTGACGACCGAAACGGGCAGCTTCAATTTCAGCCGGGCGGCACACCGCGCCAACTCGGAAAATGTGGTGGTGCTGCGCGACATGCCGGAGGTGGCCAAACAGTACCTGGCGCACTGGCAATCCCGCTGGGCGCAGGGCCAGGACTGGCAGTCGACTTACTAAGAAGGGAAATCGGATGGCGATGTTTGATCCGCACAGCGGAAAACTGCAGCAGGTACGCGAGGTAGTGCGCTTCACCCCGCTGCAGCAGGACGTACTGAAATTTTTGGCGCTGATGCTGA comes from Serratia marcescens subsp. marcescens ATCC 13880 and encodes:
- a CDS encoding phospholipase D family protein gives rise to the protein MNKTRRLPARVFGVAALVLSGWLPASPLLAAPAVEVGFSPEGSAQQLVLSVIGEAQRDIRLMGYAFTSPEVARALIAAHRRGVGVWVVVDAKANQNGAGRAALNLLANAGVNVRTVNRYKILHDKVIVVDGVTTETGSFNFSRAAHRANSENVVVLRDMPEVAKQYLAHWQSRWAQGQDWQSTY